From a region of the Phaeodactylum tricornutum CCAP 1055/1 chromosome 4, whole genome shotgun sequence genome:
- a CDS encoding predicted protein — translation IRTGDLVVIMESFDNLAFVYAKEGEIFSNRNGNFHHNDFIGKPFGCKIRSRSHRGYGFVYLLKPTPELWARSLNHRTQIVHELDQSQVIFQLHLKPNMTVVESGTGSGAMSHAILRTIAPHGKLHTYEFNEHRADTARHEFANNGVGHLVSVHHKDVCGIRGDGGFDLPPQSVDGVFLDLPEPWLAVPHAAFVMKPNARLASYSPCVEQTQRMVETLRQSGFHSIKTMEYRLQEHYVDE, via the coding sequence ATTCGAACAGGTGATCTCGTGGTCATCATGGAGAGCTTTGATAATCTTGCCTTTGTCTACGCAAAAGAGGGTGagatcttttccaatcgaAACGGAAACTTTCACCATAATGACTTTATCGGTAAGCCCTTTGGCTGCAAGATTCGTTCTCGCAGTCATCGGGGATACGGCTTCGTCTATCTGCTGAAGCCAACACCGGAATTGTGGGCACGTTCCTTGAATCATCGGACACAGATTGTGCATGAACTCGATCAATCCCAGGTCATTTTTCAGCTACACTTGAAGCCAAACATGACAGTCGTGGAAAGTGGAACAGGAAGTGGAGCCATGTCGCACGCCATCTTACGGACCATTGCACCGCATGGGAAATTGCACACCTACGAATTTAACGAGCATCGAGCAGATACGGCTCGCCACGAATTCGCCAATAATGGCGTCGGACACCTGGTGTCAGTTCACCACAAAGATGTTTGTGGAATTCGGGGAGACGGGGGCTTTGATTTGCCACCGCAGTCGGTGGATGGAGTATTTCTGGATTTGCCTGAGCCTTGGTTGGCTGTGCCGCACGCCGCGTTTGTGATGAAACCCAACGCAAGATTGGCTTCGTACAGTCCCTGTGTTGAACAGACCCAGAGAATGGTAGAAACCTTGCGACAATCGGGATTTCATTCAATCAAGACGATGGAATACCGGTTGCAAGAACATTACGTGGATGAG
- a CDS encoding predicted protein (Possible oxidoreductase . Acts on the aldehyde or oxo group of donors with NAD or NADP as acceptor.), whose translation MLAPLSVTHWPQFFVFVMSLLLRRSAAGFTGTFRRRRWSRTTLTSDSASRLSSLPPLSAEPLHWNRETSERRSYATNTPIVKQANVISLTDIEDPANNPFNRAAPLPEGVKILAIGATMDDFDVASLEREGANAIFVSHPQAREPLAQLLTQLPEIEWVHTRSAGIDFVTSPTLESWKGKLTNAKGQFSSTLAEYTLMACSFFAKDLPRLMRNKKVKCWDKYNVLELRGATLGIFGYGDIGRACAKLAAVYGMKIIALRRHPKPDPLCNEVYGNDKDSLNRLFAESDYVLCSAPLTAETRGMIGKEQFDHAKEGAVFINLGRGPIVDEVALTDALSNGKLKGAALDVFTVEPLPNSSPLWEMDNVLLSPHNMDQTATFMHEATEFYVEENLPRFVRGQELLNIVDAKAGY comes from the exons ATGTTGGCTCCGCTGTCGGTGACACATTGGCCCcaattttttgttttcgtcatGTCTCTGCTGCTGCGACGGAGCGCTGCCGGTTTCACCGGTACTTTTCGTCGCCGACGGTGGTCTCGGACGACGTTGACTTCGGACAGTGCATCACGATTGTCATCGCTGCCACCACTATCGGCAGAGCCTCTGCACTGGAACCGCGAAACATCTGAACGTCGATCCTATGCTACCAACACGCCGATCGTAAAGCAAGCCAATGTTATTTCGCTGACGGATATAGAAGATCCCGCCAACAATCCGTTCAACCGGGCCGCTCCCCTGCCGGAAGGAGTTAAAATTCTTGCCATTGGCGCTACCATGGACGATTTTGACGTTGCTTCTTTAGAGAGAGAAGGCGCCAATGCCATTTTTGTCAGTCACCCGCAGGCACGGGAACCCTTGGCCCAGCTGTTGACGCAACTGCCGGAGATTGAATGGGTGCACACTCGCTCGGCGGGCATTGATTTCGTCACATCGCCTACACTCGAATCCTGGAAGGGCAAGCTCACGAACGCCAAGGGTCAGTTCAGCAGTACGTTGGCAGAATATACACTCATGGCCTGCTCGTTTTT TGCCAAAGACTTGCCGCGGTTGATGCGCAACAAGAAAGTCAAGTGTTGGGACAAATACAATGTCTTGGAGCTCAGAGGTGCGACCTTGGGTATATTTGGGTAC GGTGACATTGGACG AGCTTGCGCGAAACTGGCGGCCGTGTACGGTATGAAGATCATTGCGTTACGACGACACCCCAAGCCCGATCCACTTTGTAATGAAGTGtacggcaacgacaaggatAGTTTGAATCGCTTGTTTGCCGAATCAGATTACGTACTGTGCTCAGCACCTTTAACGGCCGAAACCCGCGGAATGATTGGTAAAGAACAGTTCGATCATGCCAAAGAAGGGGCCGTTTTTATAAATCTTGGACGGGGGCCGATTGTCGATGAAGTTGCCTTGACCGATGCACTGAGTAACGGTAAACTCAAAGGCGCCGCATTGGATGTATTCACGGTAGAACCGCTGCCGAATAGCTCGCCTTTGTGGGAAATGGACAACGTGCTGCTCTCACCGCACAACATGGACCAAACCGCAACTTTCATGCACGAAGCGACCGAGTTCTATGTGGAAGAAAATCTGCCAAGGTTTGTCCGGGGTCAGGAATTGCTCAATATCGTCGACGCCAAGGCGGGATACTAG
- a CDS encoding predicted protein, with the protein MSKAKVICVSDSNDSSWQAVFRNLPVDTEIVATGTVLKDFNFEELRSKDANVVFVSYLDVKDLLSTFLSELPSLEWVHFRAAGIDSVMTDTLKSWTGTMTNAKGSFSEALAEYALTACLYLDSWSICLSHCSRLSSFLARRSAKDLPRLLRQKGVKQWEKYTVRELKGATLGIIGFGDIGRECAKLASAFGMRIIALRRNPKPDSLCDAVYGNDTASLNRLFADSDYILCAAPLTPQTRGMIGKEQFDHTRENAVFIIWGVVRLQTKTP; encoded by the exons ATGAGCAAGGCCAAAGTTATCTGTGTGTCCGATTCCAACGATTCGAGCTGGCAAGCCGTCTTCCGAAATCTTCCCGTGGATACTGAAATCGTGGCTACCGGTACCGTTCTGAAAGATTTTAATTTCGAAGAGCTGCGCTCAAAGGATGCCAACGTTGTGTTTGTGAGCTACTTGGATGTCAAAGATCTGTTATCGACTTTTCTCTCCGAGCTACCGAGTTTGGAATGGGTCCATTTTCGAGCGGCCGGTATTGACAGCGTGATGACGGATACTCTTAAGTCGTGGACGGGTACAATGACGAATGCAAAGGGATCCTTCAGCGAAGCACTCGCAGAATACGCACTGACGGCATGCTTGTACTT AGATTCGTGGTCAATCTGCCTGTCGCATTGCTCACGGCTTTCATCCTTTCTCGCACGACGAAGTGCCAAAGATCTGCCACGCTTGTTGCGACAAAAGGGTGTCAAACAATGGGAAAAGTACACAGTCCGGGAACTGAAGGGCGCTACGCTTGGGATTATTGG ATTTGGTGACATTGGAAG GGAATGTGCGAAACTAGCATCCGCTTTCGGTATGAGAATTATTGCCCTTCGTCGCAACCCGAAACCCGACTCACTGTGCGACGCTGTGTATGGAAACGACACCGCCAGCCTCAATCGATTGTTTGCCGACTCGGACTATATATTGTGCGCTGCTCCGTTAACACCGCAAACTCGAGGTAtgattggaaaagaacagTTTGATCACACTAGAGAGAATGCCGTATTCATCATTTGGGGCGTGGTGCGGTTGCAGACGAAGACGCCTTGA
- a CDS encoding predicted protein has translation MGDNKDELDQQIEMFKVKKLMKNLEAARGNGTSMISLIIPPGDQISRVNKMLSDEYGTASNIKSRVNRLSVLSAITSTQQRLKLYNKCPKNGLVIYCGTVITEDGKERKVNIDFEPFKPINTSLYLCDNKFHTEDLQELLMDDEAFGFLVMDGNGCLYGTVQGSNREILHKFSVDLPKKHGRGGQSALRFARLRLEKRHNYVRKVAELATQLFVTDGQRPNVQGLVLAGSADFKSELMRSDLFDQRLSKIVVKMVDVSYGGEQGFNQAIEMSADALANVKLMKEKKLLQKYMDEISQDTGKFCFMVEDTLKALDLGAVEDLIIWDNLEVMRYVLRNQTTGEEKVIHLTQEQESDDSHFRDSETGTELETVEKETFVEWMANNYKSFGCNLEFVTDRSGEGTQFVKGFGGIGGILRWKVDFVELNNFEEANQLDAESNEDDASDQESEYGFDDGDFGF, from the exons ATGGGCGACAATAAAGATGAACTCGACCAGCAGATTGAAATGTTCAAGGTCAAAAAGCTCATGAAGAATTTAGAAGCCGCACGCGGAAACGGAACGTCCATGATTTCCTTGATTATTCCCCCGGGAGACCAGATTTCCCGGGTGAACAAGATGCTTTCCGACGAGTACGGGACGGCCTCCAACATCAAGTCGCGAGTCAATCGGTTGTCGGTACTCTCCGCCATTACCAGCACACAGCAGCGTCTGAAGCTTTACAACAAGTGTCCCAAAAATG GACTCGTAATTTACTGTGGAACAGTGATTACTGAGGATGGGAAAGAACGTAAGGTCAATATAGACTTTGAACCTTTTAAACCCATCAACACCTCACTTTACCTCTGTGACAACAAGTTTCACACGGAGGACCTTCAGGAGTTGTTgatggacgacgaagcaTTTGGCTTTCTTGTAATGGACGGTAACGGCTGTCTTTACGGAACCGTACAGGGCTCGAATCGTGAAATTCTACACAAGTTTAGTGTAGATTTGCCCAAAAAGCACGGACGCGGTGGACAGTCCGCCTTGCGTTTTGCTCGTTTGCGTCTGGAAAAGCGACACAACTACGTCCGCAAAGTGGCGGAACTAGCCACACAACTTTTTGTAACGGATGGACAGAGACCTAACGTACAAGGTCTCGTTTTAGCGGGTTCGGCTGATTTCAAGAGTGAGCTGATGCGCAGTGACTTGTTCGATCAGCGGCTATCCAAGATCGTAGTCAAGATGGTGGATGTTTCGTACGGCGGTGAGCAAGGCTTTAACCAAGCTATTGAAATGTCCGCCGACGCGCTGGCCAACGTCAAGCTaatgaaggaaaagaaacttTTACAAAAGTATATGGACGAAATCAGCCAGGATACCGGAAAGTTTTGTTTCATGGTAGAGGACACACTCAAGGCCTTGGATCTTGGTGCTGTGGAAGACCTGATTATTTGGGACAACTTAGAGGTGATGCGATACGTTCTGCGGAATCAGACAACGGGCGAAGAGAAGGTGATCCATTTGACCCAAGAGCAAGAGAGTGACGATTCCCACTTTCGAGATTCCGAAACAGGAACGGAATTGGAGACGGTGGAAAAGGAAACGTTTGTGGAGTGGATGGCGAACAACTATAAGAGCTTTGGTTGTAATCTGGAATTCGTGACTGACCGTTCCGGCGAAGGAACTCAATTTGTGAAAGGCTTTGGAGGGATCGGTGGGATTCTGCGATGGAAGGTTGATTTCGTTGAGCTGAACAACTTTGAAGAGGCTAACCAGCTCGACGCGGAAtccaacgaagacgatgctTCCGACCAGGAATCTGAATATGGCTTTGACGACGGTGACTTTGGATTCTAA
- a CDS encoding predicted protein translates to LHILYCDEHICVVNKPSGILSVPGPRRNPSIANLVYEILNPPIDIDQMVVHRIDMDTSGVLVFALTELALRQLHDDFRSRRVKKTYEALLAGHFRKATQVEIDVALERDPYHPPFMRRYWEPQRSATYSRQFSQIYQPSAQAHLPVSRVHMSPHTGRTHQLRVHAAALGYPIIGDDIYGFEGEGDCGVNSTILDQLIPNRMSLHQQLQELQLPLCLHAKQLCIFHPFSGAPMIFECEAPF, encoded by the exons TTGCACATTCTTTACTGCGACGAGCACATATGTGTTGTGAACAAACCCAGTGGAATTCTCAGTGTGCCCGGTCCACGCCGGAATCCATCTATCGCCAACTTAGTGTATGAAATTTTAAATCCACCCATTGACATTGATCAGATGGTGGTTCATCGGATTGATATGGATACGAGCGGCGTCCTGGTGTTTGCCCTCACTGAGTTGGCGCTCCGTCAGTTGCACGATGACTTTCGATCGCGCCGCGTCAAGAAAACGTACGAGGCCTTGTTGGCGGGACATTTTCGCAAAGCGACACAGGTCGAGATCGACGTCGCGCTAGAACGCGATCCTTATCACCCACCTTTTATGCGT CGATATTGGGAACCGCAAAGATCAGCCACCTATTCACGTCAATTTTCGCAAATTTATCAACCAAGCGCCCAAGCCCA CCTTCCCGTTTCGAGAGTCCATATGTCACCCCACACGGGCCGTACACACCAGTTGCGAGTGCACGCCGCTGCTTTGGGATACCCGATTATAGGAGATGACATTTACGGCTTTGAAGGAGAAGGTGATTGCGGCGTGAACAGTACCATTTTGGATCAACTCATCCCCAATCGAATGTCTTTGCACCAACAACTGCAGGAGCTGCAGTTGCCGCTCTGTTTGCACGCCAAACAACTGTGTATATTTCATCCCTTCAGCGGAGCACCCATGATTTTCGAATGTGAAGCCCCCTTTTGA
- a CDS encoding predicted protein, with translation MTLSVLAAEYPQFLDGFRMFGVVKETAVDDEGLANFQQNHFQFPLYRDESLSFYKAFGKRNLTVFGLLKLFTNFSMMRRMSKKAIEGNMVGEGIVQGGIIVFGKDGTPRAMYAEETGNDLPIKDIVMALAAVRNE, from the exons ATGACACTTTCCGTGCTAGCGGCAGAATATCCACAGTTCTTGGATGGCTTTCGCATGTTCGGAGTGGTCAAG GAAACGGCCGTTGATGATGAAGGACTCGCTaactttcaacaaaatcattTTCAATTTCCGTTATATCGGGACGAATCACTGTCCTTTTACAAGGCCTTTGGGAAGCGGAACTTGACTGTTTTCGGACTATTGAAACTTTTCACGAATTTTTCCATGATGCGCCGAATGAGTAAAAAAGCTATCGAAGGTAACATGGTGGGGGAGGGCATCGTACAAGGCGGTATTATAgtatttggaaaagacggaACACCTCGGGCAATGTACGCCGAGGAGACGGGAAACGATTTGCCAATCAAAGATATTGTTATGGCGTTGGCTGCCGTTCGAAACGAGTAG
- a CDS encoding predicted protein, producing MASCARPVFKSAVKAAIKKQVEGGNFQDHIPKTMAVSDALKKTDLASINVHEIHISEEGHSVSEGKTIHGNEMVKNHLGRSGSICFVVRRPG from the exons ATGGCATCGTGCGCCCGACCCGTGTTCAAATCCGCCGTCAAGGCGGCGATCAAAAAGCAAGTCGAAGGCGGCAATTTTCAGGATCACATCCCGAAAACCATGGCCGTTTCCGACGCTCTGAAAAAGACGGACCTCGCTAGCATCAAT GTTCACGAAATCCACATCAGCGAAGAAGGTCACTCAGTTTCGGAAGGGAAGACAATCCACGGCAACGAAATGGTGAAAAACCATCTGGGAAGAAGTGGCAGCATCTGCTTCGTCGTTCGTCGTCCAG GGTGA
- a CDS encoding predicted protein — translation MNSAKKFVSKLRIASPRRQFASGTAKEAEKDFIPKTYRQQSFFAAANKAALNPNDPRTFPRLVVGLSAAALFILMTANGIWFRKEHLSSDHKNEIIRTQEPERAIHLARSGTKGPKVMHSEKYDKINQEGLGIDHEKWKKEKEAYRAADGVSKPSN, via the exons ATGAACTCAGCAAAAAAATTTGTCAGCAAACTTAGGATTGCATCTCCAAGGAGGCAATTTGCGTCCGGTACAGCcaaagaagcagaaaaggaCTTTATTCCG AAAACGTACCGACAGCAAAGTTTCTTTGCAGCCGCCAACAAGGCAGCACTAAATCCAAATGATCCAAGGACTTTTCCACGTCTGGTGGTCGGACTGTCAGCTGCAGCACTCTTCATTCTCATGACGGCGAACGGAATTTGGTTCAGAAAGGAGCACTTGAGTAGCGACCATAAGAACGAGATAATTCGAACGCAAGAGCCCGAACGTGCAATCCATTTGGCGCGCTCTGGAACCAAGGGCCCAAAGGTTATGCATTCGGAAAAGTACGATAAGATCAACCAAGAAGGCCTAGGCATCGATCAtgagaaatggaagaaagaaaaagaggcTTACCGTGCTGCTGACGGCGTGTCGAAACCCAGCAACTAA
- the PGAM_6 gene encoding predicted protein (Phosphoglyceromutase (glycolosis)) has product MFAVSRSSFLLATRVKTLRSFAAVQAADKHTLVLVRHGESTWNLENKFTGWYDCPLSPKGHEEVIEAGQLIKKEGIKADIAFTSLLQRAIRSMWHVMEQTDLMWIPVKKAWELNERHYGALQGLDKQETVDKYGKDQVLVWRRSYDVPPPTVDKTSEHHPANDPRYNGFDFPDEFTESLATTLERVVPFWNKEIVPELKAGKTVMVAAHGNSLRALVKHLDGIDESEISELNIPTGTPLVYELDEDFKPIPQDGAIAPLQGRYLGDQDAIRARIEGVKNQTK; this is encoded by the coding sequence CTTTGCTGCCGTACAGGCTGCCGACAAGCACACGCTCGTCCTCGTGCGTCATGGGGAGTCTACATGGAACCTCGAGAACAAATTCACTGGATGGTACGACTGCCCCCTCAGTCCCAAGGGACATGAAGAGGTTATTGAGGCCGGTCAGTTGATCAAGAAGGAAGGAATCAAGGCCGACATAGCGTTCACATCGCTGCTACAGCGTGCGATACGCTCGATGTGGCACGTTATGGAACAGACGGATCTTATGTGGATCCCAGTCAAGAAGGCATGGGAGCTCAACGAACGGCATTATGGAGCTCTGCAAGGGCTGGACAAGCAGGAGACTGTTGACAAGTACGGCAAGGATCAAGTGTTGGTCTGGCGACGTTCCTACGACGTTCCCCCGCCGACGGTCGACAAGACGAGTGAGCACCATCCTGCCAATGATCCGCGGTACAATGGCTTTGACTTTCCGGATGAGTTCACCGAGTCTCTGGCGACTACTCTTGAACGCGTTGTACCATTTTGGAACAAGGAGATCGTCCCTGAGTTAAAGGCGGGCAAAACTGTTATGGTCGCTGCTCACGGGAATTCGCTGCGTGCCCTCGTCAAGCATCTTGACGGCATTGACGAGTCCGAAATTTCCGAACTCAATATCCCTACTGGTACCCCTCTAGTTTACGAACTTGACGAAGACTTTAAGCCGATCCCTCAGGACGGTGCCATTGCTCCCTTACAGGGACGTTACCTTGGAGATCAGGATGCTATTCGCGCCCGAATCGAGGGTGTTAAGAACCAGACTAAGTAG